tcggttgtaactcgtgcaagtacgggtcgatccacagagatcgggagtgtttggagtgtttctagctaattgggttcctaaattgctattgggctatgaagccttttggcttaaattgggctttgagtactaatgggtttgataacaataaaatgaactgagcttgggctcagttatctttgaagtgtaaatgggctttggccttaaacttaggcttttgattaagcccacagttgattgaattgggctttgagtcttaaaccttgttttgggcttttgggctcaatgggctttggaaaggcaagaggaagaaaacagcagaaaacagtagcagcataagcaatgaatgcagcAAGCAGCAGAAAACAGTAGCAGCATAAGCAattaagactgcacagcagctgcagggcaaaagcaacagcaacagcagcagaagtggcagagaaggcaatgcagcagctgcacaagcagtgcacaacagcacaaggccaagaagaaggaaaggcagttaacaggaaaagaaGTAGCAACAGGGGAAGAAAAGGCAgcacaatgcagcagtgcaatgcagcaaggcaagtgcacagcagcagtgcaaggcaagtgaaaaagatggcagtgaacaaaacagtgaagacaataaagaaaacaagcagagaacaatgcaagaactaaacaaagcgaatactagacagcaaagaaagataacaaaacaaaccaaggcctaaggccaagggcaaggatgtggagaagctaacagagcaaagctaaggcattcttctagagtgggaagagaactagcttgctcattgtcactagtgagcactagtttctccccactactcaatcaaatcagtgcaacctaagcatacaaaaggaatggcaagataatcagcttgctatgagcactgatttcttccattacacaatcagttcaatgcttcaaaggtatctagcctagcattccatcaaactaacagtgaattaaacataacaggaacattaacaaaggaaaaagcaatcaaaggaacttatcaacacaatgcatcaaaacaagcacattaacagggtaaacactaacaggattaacattaacaggaacaactttaacctaacatgataaattaacactaacagggaacaacaggattaacattaacattaacagaacatagtaaacatgaacataaatgaaattgaactgaaattaaaaacattaacaggacatgaaagtcctggatgctggctattccaagcatacctttctacaccacacccattctctatttatacccacagacacatttagggttttcccccaattttcccccaaaacagtagaactagggtttggtgaaactcacctaattccttgaaataacagctccatcacgtcgacccatccttctatttgtcctcctctacctctccatgtcttcaattgctcctcactttcgacctaatttaccaattttgcacgctagggtttctgatagagaacgtgcagaaattgagaaaataggtggctaaggagaagggaaactgatggtattggttactttgatggacgtggtgacagagagttggtggcggagcaggtggtgacagaggtggagaaggtggtggtgtacggtggtttctgcagaggagtggggaagaagaagaaagaaagaggagaagaatgggtcgagtttagggtataggtataggttgctagtgtgtgaggcgggatatcaaatttcgatgttggcgaatctgagtcactggatgcgaagctggtaggtgaatcggacggtgatccctgaagagtctggtagcgaccgtcggatgctttgatacaacaaaatcaacggtgAAGATCGagtttaggtgttgtagtgttaaccggaagtatcgatatttgatgaacaggcagagaagcgaccgtaggatctaaatatgatctaatctgaaggcttggaatttaggcactatggtgttttgcaggagcttcagattttgatgcgcgatgaaggagcgaccatcggatgatgagatggatccaatccgacggctgaagatggaggcggttttggttatagaaaatgaggttgtgcgcaccattcttcgcggcttccttgcgtgatttctcccggcttttcactacttttctgctcttttcgctccgcgattcatccaaactttatttattacctaaaaatgcaaaattaattaataaaaatatttattcttgaaaacaatgaaaatacagaatatgggataaaatgtagaattaatgcataaaagatgagttaaatgccaacaaaaagggatagatatatacaatatttggcactcatcaatagtcACGTGCATGATGTGAAGTAAAAGCTGCAAAATGTGCAAGGATTCCAACAAAGTAACATATTCTTGTTATGGAGAATCAATATAATTCTCCTCCTCAATAGATGATTCTTCACAAAGTAAAAGCCAAAAACATCTTTTTCAACTGTAGTTGGTTATGAATATTAGAAGAAGTATATCAATAAGAACACCTAACATCAGAGTGACTTATTCTCTTACAAATTTGACATTGAACTGACGaataataaagaaaacaaaatagaaCCTTTTTCATTTGGAGATTTAACATATCCATAACCTTTGTCACAATTAGACTTAGTCATAGGTTCTGACATTCTAGGAGGTGTGGATTTAAAAGAACGTTTAGAATGTGAATATCTTGACCTTTTGGTATAAAAAGCAACTGAATTGGAAGCATCAAGAAATGATCCAACGCCTGTAGAATCTTGTCTACCGACAACCCACTGCTCATGATTCAATACTCGAGATTGACGACCAGCAAACGTAGAAGGAATATTTTGATCGTGAGCCATAATTATAGAAAGATAGAAATCAATACTCAAACCAATTAGAGTCTACATAACCATATCTGAAACATTATCTCTTATAAAATCTAGTTGATCAGAAATCATTTGATTCTGAAGAATATAATCGATCGTAGAAAGAAAAATCTTCTTAATActttgaatttaatttttcaACATAGATTTTCTTGAGAAACCTCCATAAAGTTACTCAAGTAGTTCCATATTTCTAGAGCAGAATGCATCCCAAAATCAGCAGTTTGTGAAGAATCACACAAGGTTCAAGTAATACAACCCATGACAAACTTATCAAGACACTCAAATCTAATAAAGCTTGGATTTATTCCATCAGTAGCATGATGGAATTTTTTAGGTCGTCTGACAGAATCATCTAGGAACGCAAGAAGATTTGTAATGGAATGAACATTTGTAAATTGATTTTTCCAAactaaataatttttaaaatcaTAAATGATGAACATTGTTGAATAAAAGATGAGAAAACTCCAAATGAGTAGCGGGGGAAATAAACTGAGAAGCCAATAAAGATAAgaattaaaataaatttatttagaaccaaacaaaaatcaagattatagaagaattttgaaaatctGAAAGAGTTGTACAATTGCATAAAGTAAGCTTATGGGGATTAGGTTACTAAATTTACGAGGGGCATTTGCGTTCAAGAGATATATAACCATGATGTCACTATAATCTAATATGGGCATTTTCAAAAAGTGAAAATATGAGAAGTTACTAAACGAGGAAAGCACATCACAGTTGTTATTTATATGAATTGAAATGCCAGCTTGTAGATGAAAAATATCAAGTTTCTCCCTATAACGTAAGTGATTCAGTGTTGTACTGACACTTGCATCTCTCTAGATGCTAAAGTCGCAAAATAAAAGTTGTGCCTTCATGTACTATCCTACTAAGCAAATGTAGTAGACGAGGCGAATAGACACAAAACCTTGTCTGATTTTCGCAGAGCTCCAAATGAGAGGTCCCATGAGCAGCATTAAAAACAAATGTGATGTAGGATATCtagatgatttctatctattaaATTGATTGTTTCTTAGttattgttttctgattttgctaGCGCTTTTATGAATCTATTAATTTCAACTTATACACTTTTTTGCTACATTAAAATGTCGAAAATGATTTGTGACTCCCAGAAACCCTAATCCTATTGCTCCCAACATTAGGTGGCGCACACCTAGGataaaccaatttttggaaatgcATCGTATTACAGGTGATTATGTTATTCTGCAGTCTGTAATAGTTAAGCGACGTAGTCAGTTAGGAAGTAATTCAGTGGTTCTGTTTTCATGGAGTTGCGACTTCTGTTTCAGTTCATGTATGTAATCTAGTTATGTAGCTTGCTTTGGTTTCAGTCTGTATTGCTTTGTAGTGTTTCTGTATTCAATACCAATTTTGGTATATTTATAATTGGCCTGGCCTATTATTTTCTTTAATATAACATTATCATTCGAAAAATTTGGAATGGATGGAGTTGCATTTGGCATATGCTAAAAGTGAGCTTGGCAAATGTTGCATCTTAGCCTTTAAACCTAATTGACGGCTAAAAGAATGAACAGAAACCTAACGACAGTTCTTTTACTTCCGGTTTTATTGGCTGATATATTTATGAGATACTGTAACAaatcaattgaaataaaatccaACGTGTACGCCACCTAATGTTGGGAGCAATAGGAGTAGGGATTCTGGGAGTCAGAAATCATTTTCGTAAAAATGTTGTGGAGGCGAAACAAAGTCAAGGAAACTACCCAACGGTTTGGCAAAGAAGATTATCATTTTTATCAATATCAAATGTATACATACCATGTTATCAGATGGCACTTCCAAAATTTTGCTCCAATTTGACAtgaaaggtagagttagcttgcccccttgcgacataatcagcTCCTCTATTCGCCGCTTCGGCTCTCTTGGTtagttcctcatgaggctcgctggtaggctagcacaacaacctttTCAAATAATGTAATAGCACACAGTTGGAGCTTAACTTGTTGGGCTTAATTTAAAGACCGGCTTGTAGATCAGCTGGTTTCATGCGCTTCACGGAAGTTCATGCGCTCCAAGAGGTCCCAGGTTCAAGTCTCAGATGGCGCAAAATTACAAGAGTTTGACATGaacggtagagttagcttgccccccttgcgACGACTTTAGCCACACTATCCACTTCGGCTCTCTGGGCTTAGTtcttcatgaggctcgctggtagactagcacagcaacctgttcaactTATGTAGTAATACGTtatttggagcttagcttgttaggcttccaattaGTTAAAGATgtaatcttaataaaaaaaaaaacatttaatactctaaaaaagaaaaaaagaaaaaattactggtTTCTGTATTTGGGATATCTAGAACCGACAAGTTAGTGAAATTTCTCGCCTTTATAAATCTCAAACTATACTTTCCTAAAAGTCTCTCCTTTCGAGCAAAGACGGTGCCCCATTACGGCTCATCGCCCAATCTATCCTCTCCTCGACTCATATTTCAGGTATTTTTTAGAACCCTAATTTCCTTCTGTTCAATTCAATTAGTAGAAATCTCTAGTTTCAAAAACAATCATGAAACTCTCGTTTTCTCTCAATTCCAAATCAAACCCTAAACCTAGATTTAATCAAGAAGCAGAGAAATCAAATGATACCAGACACGAGTTTGTTACTGAATTTGATCCAACAAAACCCATAGATGATAAACGAAACAAAACCATTATCCCTCCACTGGAAAACTCATGGAAACGTACAAATAAGATGAAAAATCTTGAAAGTCTGACAAAAGCTTCTGCTACTGATGATCCTGAAACTCGGTTCGAACTAGAAGCAGCTCCAACTACAGCTGAAGTTGGAGATCAGGGTTTCAAATATGGATTAACTCTAAGAAAAAAGGAGGATGATGAAAACGGTGATGTTATGGTTGAGGATAATGGTGCTAAATCTGGAGGTGTCGTTACTAGTTCTATTGAAAATTTGATGCTGAAGAAATATAAAGAGGATATGGAGAATTTGCCTGAGGATCGTGGATTTGATGAGTTTATCGATTGCCCTGTTGAGGGTTATGGTGAGGCTTTACTTGCTGGGTATGGGTGGAAGAAAGGACAAGGGATTGGAAAGAACGCAAAGGAAGATGTTCAAGTTGTTCAATATGTGAGAAGAGCTGGAAGAGAAGGGTTAGGTTATGAACCTGAAATTAATGATAAGAAGAAAAACGGGCGTCCTCTGCTTGTTGCTCCCAAAGGCAAAGATGGACGGACTCGACATGTTGTTGGTATCGATGAGAAGCTCGTAGCAGCAGAACCCAAAGGAATTTTCGTGGGCAGAATTGTTAGGGTTGTTAATGGGAGGCATGTGGGTTTGAAGGGAAAGGTTGTTAAGATATTAGATGATTCTGAATCTACTAGGGTTATTTTGATGCTATTAAGGAGTGAAACAGAAGTTACGGTGAGagaagctgaagttgcagagtTGGGTTCATTGGAAGAGGAAAATTGTTTAAAGAAGTTGCAAGAGTCGAAGACTCGGGGACCAAAAGATGATAAAAGACGTGATGACAGGAGGAGGGATTCCTCGAGTAATGGAGGTAGAGAAATAAGGGATTTGGGAAGTAGCGATACTAGGGAGGTGAAAAAGAGGAAAACTGAAGGAGAAACACGAAATGCAGCCAAACATGATAATAGTGAATTGAGCCAGAGAGGAAAAGAGAGGGatgaaccgtcttggctgattaGTCACATTAGAGTTAGAGTAGTCTGCAAGAAATTTAAAGGAGGGAAACTGTATCTGAAGAAGGGAGAAATAGTTGATGTTGTTGACCGAAATGTATGTGATATTGCAATGGACGATAGCAAAGAGGTTATTCAGGGTGTGAAGCAGGACATCCTTGAGACAGTGATTCCAAGGCGTGGGGGTCCAGTTTTAATTCTTTATGGAAGACACAAGGGGGTCTTTGGGAATCTTATGGAAAGGGATACAGAGAAAGAAACTGGTGTTGTTCGAGATGCAGATAATCACGAGTTACTCAATGTTCGCCTTGAACAAATTGCAGAGTACATTGGAGATCCGAGTCATTTAGGATATTGATCTTCCTTGACCAAGGTGTGCATCATGCAATTTTATTACCCATTATATATTAAAAAAGGATCTATATTGATGATGTTACTGATCTCCTGTGTTTGTTTATTCTTCTCTTTGCAAACTAGCATCAGTCTTTCAGATTGTGTAACTGGTCTTTTTATTTTTGAACGCTATGTGCTTGTTGTGAAACTGATTAGTTTTTTACCTGAAGATATCTTATTTTAGATGAATAATTGCATAcccttttgttttctgtttcttttctttgaaCTATCATTTAAGGGATCTAGTTGTTTCTAATCTCGAACTATACAGGGGAAATGCCGATTTCTCTAAGGACTGCTTCCAACTCTTGATGAAGGTGAGGATGAATTGGTCAGCAACAGGGAAACATCCTTCTCAGAATGCTATAACAAATGCATCTGGACAAAGAATGTACCCTTCAAAATCCAATTCTTCATGTGGTTAGCAGTCCAAAATGCAATCCCAACGGT
This is a stretch of genomic DNA from Papaver somniferum cultivar HN1 chromosome 1, ASM357369v1, whole genome shotgun sequence. It encodes these proteins:
- the LOC113290355 gene encoding protein MOS2-like, whose amino-acid sequence is MKLSFSLNSKSNPKPRFNQEAEKSNDTRHEFVTEFDPTKPIDDKRNKTIIPPLENSWKRTNKMKNLESLTKASATDDPETRFELEAAPTTAEVGDQGFKYGLTLRKKEDDENGDVMVEDNGAKSGGVVTSSIENLMLKKYKEDMENLPEDRGFDEFIDCPVEGYGEALLAGYGWKKGQGIGKNAKEDVQVVQYVRRAGREGLGYEPEINDKKKNGRPLLVAPKGKDGRTRHVVGIDEKLVAAEPKGIFVGRIVRVVNGRHVGLKGKVVKILDDSESTRVILMLLRSETEVTVREAEVAELGSLEEENCLKKLQESKTRGPKDDKRRDDRRRDSSSNGGREIRDLGSSDTREVKKRKTEGETRNAAKHDNSELSQRGKERDEPSWLISHIRVRVVCKKFKGGKLYLKKGEIVDVVDRNVCDIAMDDSKEVIQGVKQDILETVIPRRGGPVLILYGRHKGVFGNLMERDTEKETGVVRDADNHELLNVRLEQIAEYIGDPSHLGY